In the Methanomassiliicoccales archaeon genome, one interval contains:
- a CDS encoding 50S ribosomal protein L11, translated as MVETVEVLVDGGKATPGPPIGPALGPLGVNVIQIVNAINQKTKSFEGMKVPVKIIIDPKTKQFEISVGTPPTSALILKEIGAEKGSGSTKATKVGNISLDQAIKIANMKSDSLLGKTLKKRVLEVIGVCVSMGVTVENRDPKEIQKDIIAGKFDEKFAE; from the coding sequence ATGGTTGAAACTGTGGAAGTGCTTGTTGATGGTGGAAAGGCTACGCCTGGACCTCCGATCGGTCCTGCACTAGGACCGCTTGGAGTAAATGTTATACAGATCGTAAACGCGATTAACCAAAAGACGAAGTCATTTGAGGGCATGAAAGTCCCTGTCAAGATCATCATTGATCCTAAGACAAAACAATTCGAGATATCCGTCGGAACGCCCCCAACTTCAGCTCTGATTTTGAAAGAAATAGGAGCTGAAAAGGGCTCTGGGTCGACGAAGGCTACGAAGGTGGGCAACATATCACTCGATCAGGCCATCAAAATCGCGAATATGAAGAGTGACTCTCTTTTGGGAAAGACCTTGAAAAAAAGAGTCCTAGAAGTCATCGGCGTGTGCGTCTCGATGGGTGTCACTGTGGAGAATCGCGATCCGAAAGAAATCCAGAAAGACATTATTGCAGGCAAGTTCGACGAAAAATTTGCAGAGTAA
- the ftsZ gene encoding cell division protein FtsZ → MKPIFEGASGQGTSGASATSSPSFTPGQDSADAELLEVLQKLRTNITIIGVGGAGCNTIARIFDEGISGVNLYAANTDAQHLLTLRAPRKILLGRRSTRGLGAGALPQVGEEAAREAEEEIRKALADAHLVFVTAGMGGGTGTGGISVISDIAKQMGALTVAVVTTPFKGEGRLRMENAEWGLERLRNVADTVIVIPNDKLLELVPRLSLNAAFKVADEVLMRAIKGITELITKPGLVNLDFNDLRTIMKGSGVAMIGLGEAEDDDRAEQAVNEAINSPLIDVDISGATGALINVTGGEDMTVSEAEKVAEIIQSKISPNARIIWGAVIDPTLRDKIRVMVVITGVKSKYILGPKEAAPSRTVDVDFIK, encoded by the coding sequence ATGAAACCAATCTTTGAAGGTGCCTCGGGGCAAGGCACCAGTGGCGCATCTGCCACCTCATCACCAAGCTTTACGCCAGGTCAGGATTCGGCAGATGCCGAACTGCTCGAAGTTCTGCAAAAATTGAGAACAAATATTACGATCATAGGAGTCGGAGGCGCTGGGTGCAACACAATTGCCAGGATATTCGATGAGGGGATATCCGGAGTGAATCTTTATGCAGCCAACACCGACGCTCAGCATTTGCTCACGCTTAGAGCTCCGCGAAAAATTCTTCTTGGTCGGAGGAGCACCAGAGGGCTTGGTGCTGGTGCACTGCCGCAAGTTGGAGAGGAGGCTGCGAGGGAGGCTGAAGAAGAGATCAGAAAGGCACTTGCCGATGCGCACCTTGTTTTCGTAACGGCGGGCATGGGCGGTGGAACCGGTACGGGGGGGATATCAGTAATCTCAGATATTGCAAAACAAATGGGTGCACTTACGGTGGCAGTTGTAACAACTCCTTTCAAAGGCGAGGGACGCCTAAGGATGGAAAATGCCGAATGGGGCCTCGAGCGCCTCAGGAATGTTGCTGATACTGTCATCGTTATTCCTAACGACAAGTTGCTTGAGTTGGTGCCTAGGCTTTCTCTCAATGCTGCATTCAAGGTCGCTGATGAAGTCCTCATGAGGGCGATCAAGGGCATTACCGAGCTCATTACAAAGCCTGGTCTTGTGAACTTAGATTTCAACGATTTGAGGACTATTATGAAGGGATCTGGTGTAGCGATGATTGGACTGGGCGAGGCGGAGGATGACGATCGCGCAGAGCAGGCTGTAAATGAGGCTATCAATTCGCCTCTCATCGATGTTGACATAAGCGGAGCGACAGGTGCTTTGATTAACGTCACTGGCGGAGAAGACATGACTGTTTCAGAGGCGGAAAAGGTAGCCGAGATTATCCAGTCAAAGATAAGCCCCAATGCAAGGATCATCTGGGGAGCGGTTATCGATCCGACTTTGCGGGATAAGATTCGTGTGATGGTCGTCATCACAGGAGTAAAATCGAAATACATTTTGGGGCCCAAAGAAGCGGCTCCTTCGAGAACTGTAGACGTTGATTTTATAAAGTAG
- a CDS encoding protein translocase SEC61 complex subunit gamma has product MDIIEKSWEVQKSIEDRFKHLGKGKYGRVIKMARKPSSEEYIRIIQITGLGLIIIGGLGFLIYWIMYLLTG; this is encoded by the coding sequence ATGGATATCATTGAAAAATCCTGGGAAGTCCAAAAATCAATAGAGGACCGGTTCAAACACCTTGGAAAGGGCAAATATGGGCGCGTCATTAAAATGGCTAGAAAGCCGTCCAGTGAGGAATATATTCGGATTATTCAAATCACTGGCTTGGGTCTGATCATCATAGGAGGGCTCGGCTTCCTTATCTACTGGATTATGTATTTGCTCACCGGTTAA
- a CDS encoding 50S ribosomal protein L10 translates to MAKQAHVAQWKKEVVGNLVQMMKKSKVVALVSINQIPAPQLQQIKRRLRGKAEIVMTRNTLLSLAIEEASKGQNGLHELKNMISGQCAMLTTNMNAFKLFREIEATRTKAAAKPGDISPEDIVIKEGETPFKPGPIVGELQKAGIPAGIEGGKVVIKKEKVLVKKGEKIPEEIAKILPKLEIYPMTIGLELLGAFEEGVVFKKDDLKITPEEFVSMIVTAARTAINLGVYIAYTTPQTITPILARAYREGVALSIATAFPTKDNIKLLLAKAEASMLALASKIPGFDDDRVRQKLAVTSAEKKSEVRKSEEDREEKKEEKASEEEAAAGLSALFG, encoded by the coding sequence ATGGCCAAGCAGGCTCACGTTGCTCAGTGGAAGAAAGAAGTCGTCGGCAATCTCGTTCAGATGATGAAGAAGAGCAAGGTCGTTGCGCTCGTAAGTATAAACCAGATTCCAGCCCCACAACTACAGCAAATCAAAAGACGATTGAGGGGAAAGGCAGAGATTGTAATGACTAGAAATACGCTGCTTAGCCTCGCTATCGAGGAAGCGTCTAAGGGGCAAAATGGGCTTCACGAACTTAAGAATATGATTTCTGGACAATGTGCGATGTTGACTACGAATATGAATGCCTTTAAACTCTTCCGAGAAATCGAGGCAACAAGAACAAAGGCAGCAGCGAAGCCCGGTGACATTTCTCCAGAGGATATCGTTATAAAGGAGGGCGAAACGCCATTCAAGCCCGGGCCAATCGTTGGGGAATTACAAAAAGCTGGGATACCTGCTGGCATAGAGGGCGGAAAGGTTGTCATTAAGAAAGAAAAAGTATTGGTTAAGAAAGGCGAAAAAATTCCTGAGGAAATCGCGAAAATCCTCCCAAAGCTTGAGATTTATCCAATGACTATCGGCCTCGAACTGCTTGGAGCATTCGAGGAAGGAGTGGTGTTCAAGAAGGACGATCTCAAGATCACCCCAGAAGAATTTGTATCGATGATTGTAACGGCAGCGAGGACTGCGATTAACCTCGGCGTTTACATAGCTTATACCACTCCACAAACAATTACACCTATCCTCGCAAGAGCCTATCGTGAAGGAGTTGCTTTGAGCATTGCAACGGCATTCCCGACGAAGGACAATATAAAGCTACTGCTTGCAAAAGCCGAAGCAAGCATGCTCGCACTCGCATCAAAGATTCCTGGTTTCGACGATGATCGAGTGCGACAAAAATTGGCAGTAACTTCCGCGGAAAAGAAGAGTGAGGTGCGGAAGAGCGAGGAGGATAGAGAGGAAAAGAAAGAAGAGAAGGCCAGCGAAGAAGAGGCCGCTGCTGGTCTTAGTGCCCTGTTCGGATAA
- the rpl12p gene encoding 50S ribosomal protein P1, with the protein MEYIYSAMVLHAAGKPITEESIANILKSAGIEPDAARIKALTASLEGINIDEAIASAMVSTAAPAAPQAAPAAGEPKKEEKKEEKKKEETVSEEEAAAGLSALFG; encoded by the coding sequence ATGGAATACATCTATAGTGCGATGGTTCTCCACGCCGCTGGAAAGCCGATCACAGAGGAGTCGATAGCGAACATCCTCAAGAGTGCTGGCATTGAACCTGACGCCGCGAGGATAAAGGCATTGACCGCTTCCCTTGAGGGGATCAACATCGACGAGGCTATAGCCTCAGCGATGGTATCAACCGCTGCACCTGCGGCTCCGCAAGCTGCACCGGCTGCTGGAGAGCCGAAGAAGGAAGAGAAGAAGGAAGAAAAGAAGAAAGAGGAAACAGTCAGCGAAGAAGAGGCTGCAGCTGGTCTTAGTGCCCTCTTTGGATGA
- a CDS encoding 50S ribosomal protein L1 gives MLKEATAVGEHSSLALQEGIILTDKTIVQAVKKALDKAKKRNFRETVDLSVNLKDVDLSVPKNRIQEDIILPHGRGKDVKICVIGGGELALKAKNVADRVITPEELAKLADNKKEAKRIAAQYDYFIAEAPLMPTIGKRLGMVLAPRGKMPRPIPPGADPKPMIESLRKTISVRSRDKRTFHAPVGTVDMTPEQIADNIEEVLKRVSSKLERGMMNIGSAYVKTTMGPSEKVK, from the coding sequence GTGTTAAAGGAAGCCACCGCTGTAGGAGAGCACAGCTCGCTAGCACTACAGGAGGGCATTATATTGACCGATAAAACAATTGTCCAGGCTGTCAAGAAAGCGCTTGATAAAGCTAAGAAGCGTAATTTCAGAGAGACAGTCGACCTTTCTGTCAATCTCAAGGACGTTGACTTATCTGTACCTAAGAACAGGATTCAAGAGGATATCATACTCCCCCATGGTCGGGGTAAGGATGTGAAGATCTGCGTAATAGGCGGGGGGGAGTTAGCTCTAAAGGCAAAGAATGTTGCTGATCGTGTCATTACGCCAGAAGAGCTGGCAAAACTCGCTGATAACAAAAAAGAAGCGAAAAGGATTGCTGCTCAATATGACTATTTCATTGCTGAAGCGCCTCTCATGCCGACGATTGGTAAGCGCCTAGGTATGGTTTTGGCGCCTCGTGGAAAAATGCCAAGACCAATACCGCCGGGTGCCGATCCGAAACCAATGATCGAAAGCTTGCGAAAGACTATTTCTGTGAGAAGCAGAGACAAGAGAACGTTTCACGCACCAGTCGGCACAGTCGACATGACGCCCGAGCAGATAGCCGACAACATCGAGGAAGTTCTGAAGAGAGTTTCATCAAAGCTTGAGCGAGGCATGATGAATATAGGGTCCGCTTACGTGAAAACAACCATGGGACCTTCCGAGAAGGTGAAGTAA
- a CDS encoding NGG1p interacting factor NIF3, producing MKLIEIYKAAVQIGIDADPRTKEEIGADLRRVEENYKKMEEKERKWFDADRLWNPYADTRILAGDPETEIKNIMWGIDITPAEVLLVDRLRERGRRIDLIIGHHPRGRAMANFFDVMHLQEIMLNRLGVPITVAEDILAPRIKEVQRGVHPQNFNQTVDACNLLGIPFMCIHSPTDNLVQKYLQGIFDEKKPERIRDLLDILCAIPEFEFAARNNAGPEIFVGEKSRRAGKIAVKMTGGTSGPKEMYEQLVQAGVGTVVCMHAPENHIDEAKKYHINLVISGHMASDSLGMNMLADKLEEKGLSIIPFSGYIRVKRN from the coding sequence ATGAAACTCATTGAAATTTATAAGGCGGCAGTACAAATTGGTATTGATGCAGATCCCCGAACAAAGGAGGAAATCGGGGCTGATCTAAGAAGGGTGGAAGAAAATTACAAAAAAATGGAAGAGAAAGAAAGAAAATGGTTCGACGCGGACCGTCTTTGGAATCCTTATGCAGACACACGGATACTTGCTGGTGATCCAGAAACGGAGATCAAAAACATCATGTGGGGTATTGACATCACACCAGCAGAAGTCCTGCTTGTGGATCGGCTCAGAGAGCGCGGGAGGCGCATTGATCTTATCATTGGGCACCACCCAAGAGGGAGGGCAATGGCGAATTTCTTCGACGTCATGCACTTGCAAGAGATTATGCTAAACAGACTTGGAGTGCCGATTACTGTGGCCGAAGATATATTGGCACCCAGGATAAAGGAGGTGCAAAGGGGTGTTCATCCACAAAATTTCAACCAGACGGTCGATGCTTGCAATCTTCTTGGCATTCCATTTATGTGCATACATTCTCCGACGGACAACCTCGTACAGAAATATCTCCAGGGCATCTTTGATGAGAAGAAGCCGGAGCGGATCAGAGACCTTTTGGATATCCTTTGTGCAATCCCAGAATTCGAATTTGCAGCACGTAATAACGCTGGACCCGAAATTTTTGTCGGAGAGAAGAGCAGGAGAGCAGGAAAGATCGCAGTGAAGATGACGGGTGGAACCTCTGGCCCCAAGGAAATGTATGAACAGCTTGTTCAGGCAGGCGTGGGAACAGTGGTATGCATGCATGCACCAGAAAATCACATTGATGAAGCAAAGAAGTACCACATCAATCTCGTGATCTCGGGTCACATGGCATCGGATTCCTTGGGAATGAATATGCTTGCCGACAAACTTGAAGAGAAAGGATTATCGATTATTCCGTTCTCAGGTTATATTAGGGTGAAAAGAAATTGA
- a CDS encoding transcription elongation factor Spt5: protein MLDKEMKNEGISTGEAGRNIMFIAKNDEKRLPASGQSSWKIQLKTADASKKKVKMRLVIEIGGETEGAPEWSVKILDARGVLWDSDSQLPPEIEFIMEGSQAKELELEITAPKGARYNDWVRITTEAFVDGAPDDVARMSFFASARQSILALKTSIGHERNVADSVASKAKSGKAGIFAILAPSTLRGYVLIEGMNTDLLREAVRGIRRSHGLVEGETDFGEIDHFLTPKPLVSGVMEGDVVELVAGPFKGEKARVKQIDESKEEITVELFEAMVPIPITVRGDHVRVIEKEH, encoded by the coding sequence ATGCTTGATAAAGAAATGAAAAATGAGGGGATCTCTACCGGCGAAGCAGGAAGGAATATCATGTTCATCGCCAAGAATGATGAAAAAAGACTTCCTGCTAGCGGTCAATCTAGCTGGAAAATCCAGCTGAAAACCGCTGATGCGAGTAAAAAGAAAGTAAAGATGAGACTAGTCATTGAGATTGGGGGAGAAACCGAAGGCGCTCCTGAGTGGAGCGTAAAGATTCTCGATGCTAGAGGAGTTCTCTGGGATAGTGATTCGCAGTTGCCACCTGAGATAGAGTTCATCATGGAAGGCAGCCAGGCAAAGGAACTTGAACTTGAGATCACTGCGCCGAAAGGTGCACGGTACAATGATTGGGTAAGAATCACTACGGAGGCTTTTGTTGATGGCGCACCAGACGATGTTGCGAGAATGAGCTTCTTTGCATCTGCAAGGCAATCGATCCTAGCTCTCAAGACCTCAATCGGACATGAAAGAAATGTTGCGGACAGCGTTGCTAGTAAGGCAAAGAGTGGTAAAGCAGGTATTTTTGCCATCCTCGCACCGTCCACTCTTCGCGGCTATGTTCTCATAGAGGGAATGAACACGGATCTCCTACGAGAGGCTGTCCGTGGTATAAGGCGCTCTCATGGGCTTGTTGAAGGGGAGACAGACTTTGGCGAAATTGATCACTTCCTTACGCCCAAACCGCTTGTGTCTGGCGTAATGGAGGGAGATGTTGTTGAGCTTGTGGCAGGTCCTTTTAAAGGAGAGAAGGCAAGAGTCAAGCAGATCGACGAGAGCAAGGAAGAAATCACGGTTGAACTATTCGAAGCAATGGTGCCCATTCCGATAACAGTTAGAGGAGATCACGTAAGAGTCATTGAGAAAGAACATTAG